The following coding sequences lie in one Anaeromicrobium sediminis genomic window:
- the fliS gene encoding flagellar export chaperone FliS — protein MAMRNPYARFNQYKQNNIMQASPEELTLMLYNGAIKFINQGILFIEQKNIEKTHNAIMRANAIINELNATLDMKYEVAKGFRPLYDYISDRLVDGNISKNVDALKEALELVTELRDTWKEAMVIAKKK, from the coding sequence ATGGCAATGAGAAATCCTTATGCAAGATTTAATCAATATAAACAAAATAATATTATGCAGGCATCACCAGAAGAACTTACGTTGATGCTTTATAATGGAGCAATTAAATTTATCAATCAAGGAATTCTTTTTATTGAGCAAAAAAATATAGAAAAAACCCATAATGCAATTATGCGTGCAAATGCTATAATCAATGAGCTTAACGCTACATTAGATATGAAATATGAGGTTGCTAAAGGATTTAGACCCTTATATGACTATATTTCAGATAGATTAGTAGATGGAAATATTAGTAAGAATGTGGATGCGTTAAAAGAAGCTTTAGAATTAGTTACAGAACTAAGGGATACTTGGAAGGAAGCTATGGTAATAGCTAAGAAAAAGTAG